The genome window AAAGAAACGCAACTGGCGGTAAAACTGCTGAAAATCCGTGCGTCGCTTGTGGTAGATAAACGCCTCGGGGATCAGTCCGGTTTTAAACCCGTTTTCAATAATCCGAATGGCAAACTCGATGTCCTCGCCCATCCGACTAATCTTGTAGCCTCCAATTTTCTCGTATACCCGCCGCGAAAAGCCCATGTTAAAACTGCGGGGATGATACGTACCCCCCAGGTTTTTTTTGCTGCCCCGGATCCCTCCCGTCGTAAACGGCGAAGTCATGGAATAGCTAATGGCTTTCTGGATGGGCGTGAACTGCGGATGCGCCGCATCAGGACCTCCGTAAGCATCCAGCTTAGATTCCTGAAGGTGTTTTTCAACCAGTTCCAGGTAGTTTGCCGGAACAATGGCATCAGAGTCGAAGATAATGAAATAGTCGCCCGTAGCCCGCTCAAATCCGTAGTTACGTGTAAATCCCTGCCCGGTGTTAGGTTTGAAGTAATAATAGATGGTCAATCGATCCATAAATGCGTTGACGACGGCTTCAGCCTTATCGACTGAGCCATCCTCAACGACTACCACTTCATCGGGCAAACGGGTTTGCGCCACCAGACTTTCCAGCAGCTCTCGCAACTCCTCGGGGCGATTATAAACAGGTATGATGACCGAAAAGCGCATCATGCTTTCTAGCGTGTCTGAAGTACTTCTGCCAAAGATTCTTCGTTGGCCTGAATCACCTGATCAACCAGCTCGTCTGTCAACGCAACCGAAAGAAACAGGCTTTCAAACTGCGACGGAGCCAGGTAAACACCCCGCTTTAGCATGGCCTGAAAATAACTTCCGAACAAA of Tellurirhabdus bombi contains these proteins:
- a CDS encoding glycosyltransferase, with the protein product MRFSVIIPVYNRPEELRELLESLVAQTRLPDEVVVVEDGSVDKAEAVVNAFMDRLTIYYYFKPNTGQGFTRNYGFERATGDYFIIFDSDAIVPANYLELVEKHLQESKLDAYGGPDAAHPQFTPIQKAISYSMTSPFTTGGIRGSKKNLGGTYHPRSFNMGFSRRVYEKIGGYKISRMGEDIEFAIRIIENGFKTGLIPEAFIYHKRRTDFQQFYRQLRFFGRARINISRFFPAELKLVHAFPALFTLFLASIPVWAFTSKLLFSLAVGVLSIFSLAILIDASRKEKSLKVGLLSVVAAYVQLTGYGMGFLLEGWKRLREPKEHKETGEFMEYPS